The following proteins are co-located in the Urocitellus parryii isolate mUroPar1 chromosome 15, mUroPar1.hap1, whole genome shotgun sequence genome:
- the Ankrd11 gene encoding ankyrin repeat domain-containing protein 11 isoform X1 → MPRGARSRTPQQEDFSPSSDMVEKQTGKKDKDKVSLTKTPKLDRSDGGKEVRERATKRKLPFTVGANGEQKDSDTEKQGPERKRIKKEPVARKSGLLFGMGLSGIRAGYPLSERQQVALLMQMTAEESANSPVDTTPKHPSQSAVCQKGTPSSASKTKDKVNKRNERGETRLHRAAIRGDARRIKELISEGADVNVKDFAGWTALHEACNRGYYDVAKQLLAAGAEVNTKGLDDDTPLHDAANNGHYKVVKLLLRYGGNPQQSNRKGETPLKVANSPTMVNLLLGKGTYTSSEESSTESSEEEDAPSFAPSSSVDGNNTDSEFEKGLKLKAKNPEPQKTVTPVKDEYEFDEDDEQDRVPPVDDKHLLKKDYRKEPKASSFVSIPKMEVKSYAKNSTTAPKKAAHRILSDTSDEEDAGLAVGAGEKLRLSAHTVLPGSKAREPPAPRQQKEKSKVKKKRKKEARGKEVRPGKRSDKLCSSGSERASSESEEDGDSVGSTGCRRGSPLVLKDPSLFSSLSASSTSSHGTSHADQHSKHWRADSWKAVSSPAWSQVSSLSDSSGTGLTSESDCSSEGSSVESLKPARRKQEHRKRGSLQSMAPEKRGGFHPSVDGAVPKLDKEGKVVKKHKTKHRHKNKEKGQCPGQELKLKSFTYEYEDPRPKADKAALLDSDVSAEGRLRVLKHDRDHLKREERLGRTKPEDKEWLFRDEKPLKRIKDVGRDGGRAFREEKDRAGRAERERLGKEKSPKEERLRPYKEERKKKARDRPPKPEKKGEAKEKALKEDKERLRREKAYREDAAFDDCCHRGHFLESEDTKLSLSDDQQDRWFSDLSDSSFDFKGEDSWDSPVTDYRDIKSDSVAKLILETVKEDSKEKKRDNKAREKRDLRDSFFRKKDRDYLDKSSEKRRDQVEKHRGLPSYLPDKDKKRRESSEGTRDPRDRRDALEGSRERKDVRLRPEEPHREELKECGCEGAFKDKPDCDLAKSLESWERHHAAREKEKKEKARSERHKDKSSDRDRGEKCPKDRDFDRCLKERKDGKEKHKDKDTHGRDRDRRAGLDQARERKDKAFPAAASEDSSEKREEKKGKEKSWYIADIFTDESEDEKEEYLASGLRAGEACEAPRVDALQEREDGRELPVADRHRKCPSDRPHEKPRDKEPKEKRKDRGAPEAGRDKKEKALEKHREKRDKDRKDRVLADATQERRSRQRPPEKVERKHPGEDRAKGKHKEKPDRERRASRGAEAERSLLERLEEEALQEGREEAHDKASEGSSDSFADRGPEPGLSALLEVSFSEPLEDKAREGPCLAERLREKERHRHSSSSSKKSHERERAKKEKAERKEKAEDYKDGGRREPGQYEKDFLDAEAYGITYAVKVDGEEELDKATDGFSEKRERSEPEREPPKKVEKELKPFGSSALGSLKEKRRREKHRERWREEKDKHRDRHHKEEPRPTVRDKEKGREEALKLGEAKPKEKPREGTEKERGDPTKISNGMDKLPPPRDPGKKDARPREKLLGDGDLMMTSFERMLSQKDLEIEERHKRHKERMRQMEKLRHRSGDPRLREKAKPADDTRKKGLDAAPKKPLGLDPPFKEKKAKESAATPPVPESKPPPGLGAEAKDWSAGPPLKEALPASPRPEQSRPAGVPTPTSLVSGPSYEELHTPRTPSCSADDYPDLVFDCTDTQHPLPTTSACSPPLYDRFSVASSGASEHPGQTPTRPVPTNLYRSISVDIRRTPEEEFSVGDKLFRQQSVPAASSFDSPGQHLMEDKAALPPVPAEKFACLSPGYYSPDYGLPSPKAATVSSAPSPEAVFPGLPAKPSPATRGDLLAPAIEGALPPDLGLPLDATEDQQATAAIIPPEPSYLEPLDEGPFNAVITEEPVEWAHPAAEQALSSTLVASASENPVSWPVGSDLLLKSPQRFPESPKHFCPAETLHTTVPGPFSTSEPPYPVSPGSYPLPATEPGLEEVKDDGAGAISVAVSTTEGATAYATPARLESFFSGCKSLPEAPLDVAPEPTCVTTVTQVEALGTLESSFLDGGHSLSALSQGEPVPWHDAFTSPEDDLDLGPFSLPDLPLQPKDSSDVETEPVEGSPVPPEESAPGAEGQPILPPDQASPPLPAESEPSEEPKLDVVLEAAVEAETVAGERTPEVLDSGSALAPGPPEQCPLGGGAEETKTEDPSATPHHAPDGPATDGMAQTPDSAEVTPAAVPVEGPPGSLQPEATDPEPKPTAEPPKAPKVEEVPQRMTRNRAQMLASQSKQSTPPTDKEPAPTPTPAARAKGRASEEEDAQAQHPRKRRFQRSSQQLQQQLNTSTQQTREVIQQTLAAIVDAIKLDDIEPYHSDRSNPYFEYLQIRKKIEEKRKILCYITPQAPQCYAEYVTYTGSYLLDGKPLSKLHIPVIAPPPSLAEPLKELFKQQETVRGKLRLQHSIEREKLIVSCEQEILRVHCRAARTIANQAVPFSACTMLLDSEVYNMPLESQGDENKSVRDRFNARQFISWLQDVDDKYDRMKTCLLMRQQHEAAALNAVQRMEWQLKAQELDPAGHKSLCVNEVPSFYVPMVDVNDDFVLLPA, encoded by the exons AGAAACAGGGTCCTGAGCGGAAGAGGATCAAGAAGGAGCCTGTCGCCCGCAAGTCCGGGCTGCTGTTCGGCATGGGGCTGTCTGGGATCCGAGCTGGCTACCCACTCTCTGAGCGCCAGCAGGTGGCTCTCCTCATGCAGATGACAGCGGAGGAGTCTGCCAACAGCCCAG TAGACACCACACCAAAGCACCCCTCCCAGTCTGCAGTGTGTCAGAAGGGAACGCCCAGCTCTGCCTCAAAAACCAAAGACAAAGTCAACAAGAGGAACGAGCGGGGCGAGACCCGCCTGCACCGTGCTGCCATCAGGGGGGATGCCCGACGCATCAAAGAGCTCATCAGCGAGGGCGCTGATGTCAATGTCAAGGACTTCGCAG GTTGGACAGCGCTGCACGAGGCCTGCAACCGTGGCTACTACGACGTCGCCAAGCAGCTGCTGGCCGCAGGCGCAGAGGTGAACACCAAGGGCCTGGACGACGACACACCACTGCACGACGCTGCCAACAACGGGCACTATAAG GTGGTAAAGTTGTTGCTGCGGTATGGAGGAAACCCTCAGCAGAGCAACAGGAAAGGGGAGACCCCGCTGAAAGTTGCCAACTCCCCAACTATGGTGAACCTGCTGCTGGGCAAAGGCACGTACACCTCCAGCGAGGAGAGCTCCACGG AGAGCTCCGAGGAGGAGGACGCCCCATCCTTTGCACCTTCCAGCTCAGTTGATGGCAACAACACGGACTCCGAGTTTGAGAAGGGCCTGAAGCTCAAGGCcaagaacccagagcctcagaagACTGTGACGCCTGTCAAGGACGAGTATGAGTTTGATGAGGACGATGAGCAGGACAGGGTCCCTCCCGTGGACGACAAGCATCTGCTGAAGAAAGACTATAGGAAAGAACCCAAGGCCAGCAGCTTCGTGTCAATCCCCAAGATGGAGGTCAAGAGCTATGCCAAGAACAGCACCACCGCGCCAAAGAAAGCCGCCCATCGCATCCTGTCCGACACCTCAGACGAGGAGGATGCCGGCCTGGCTGTGGGCGCGGGGGAGAAGCTGAGGCTCTCAGCGCACACAGTCCTGCCCGGCTCGAAGGCCCGCGAGCCCCCTGCACCCAGGCAGCAGAAGGAGAAGAGCAAAGTGAAGAAGAAGCGGAAGAAGGAGGCCCGGGGCAAGGAGGTGCGGCCTGGGAAGAGGAGTGATAAGCTGTGCTCCTCTGGGTCCGAGCGCGCATCCTCCGAGAGCGAGGAGGACGGGGACTCGGTGGGGAGCACGGGCTGCCGCAGAGGCTCCCCCCTGGTGCTGAAGGACCCCTCGCTCTTCAGCTCGCTGTCAGCCTCCTCCACCTCGTCCCATGGCACCAGCCACGCCGACCAGCACAGCAAGCACTGGCGCGCGGACAGCTGGAAGGCCGTGTCCTCCCCTGCCTGGTCGCAGGTCAGCTCACTGTCGGACTCATCAGGCACCGGCCTGACAAGCGAGTCAGACTGCTCCTCCGAGGGCTCCAGCGTGGAGTCCCTAAAGCCCGCGAGGAGGAAGCAGGAGCACCGCAAGAGGGGCAGCCTGCAGAGCATGGCTCCCGAGAAGAGGGGTGGCTTCCACCCCAGCGTGGACGGCGCCGTGCCCAAGCTAGACAAGGAGGGAAAAGTCGTCAAGAAACACAAGAcgaaacacagacacaaaaacaaGGAGAAGGGGCAGTGCCCCGGCCAGGAGCTGAAGCTGAAAAGCTTCACCTACGAGTACGAGGACCCCAGGCCCAAGGCCGACAAGGCCGCCCTCCTGGACAGCGACGTCTCCGCGGAGGGCAGGCTGCGGGTGTTGAAGCATGACCGAGACCACCTCaagagggaggagaggctgggcagGACGAAGCCCGAGGACAAGGAGTGGCTCTTCAGAGACGAGAAGCCACTGAAGAGGATCAAGGACGTGGGCAGGGACGGCGGCCGGGCCTTCCGGGAGGAAAAGGACCGGGCTGGCAGGGCTGAGCGGGAGAGGCTGGGCAAGGAGAAGTCCCCCAAGGAAGAGAGGCTGCGGCCGTacaaggaggagaggaagaagaaggccCGGGACCGGCCCCCCAAGCCGGAGAAGAAGGGCGAGGCCAAGGAGAAGGCCCTGAAGGAGGACAAGGAGAGGCTCCGGAGGGAGAAGGCCTACAGGGAGGACGCGGCCTTCGACGACTGCTGCCACCGGGGCCACTTCCTGGAGAGCGAGGACACCAAGCTCAGCCTGTCCGACGACCAGCAGGACAGGTGGTTTTCAGACCTCTCCGACTCCTCCTTTGACTTCAAAGGGGAGGACAGCTGGGACTCCCCGGTGACCGATTACAGGGACATCAAGAGTGACTCTGTGGCCAAACTCATCTTGGAAACGGTGAAAGAGGACAGTAAGGAGAAGAAGCGGGACAACAAGGCCCGGGAAAAACGAGATCTCAGAGACTCTTTCTTCCGAAAGAAGGACCGGGACTACTTGGACAAGAGCTCTGAGAAGAGGAGGGACCAGGTGGAGAAGCACCGGGGCCTTCCCAGCTACCTCCCCGACAAGGACAAGAAGAGGAGAGAGTCCTCGGAAGGCACACGGGACCCACGGGACCGGAGAGACGCCCTGGAGGGCTCCAGGGAGCGGAAGGATGTCCGCCTGCGGCCAGAGGAGCCGCACAGGGAGGAGCTGAAGGAGTGTGGCTGCGAGGGTGCCTTCAAGGACAAGCCCGACTGCGACCTCGCCAAGAGCCTGGAGTCCTGGGAGCGGCACCACGCAGCccgggagaaggagaagaaggagaaggctCGCTCCGAGAGGCACAAGGACAAGTCCAGCGACAGGGACCGAGGCGAGAAGTGTCCAAAGGACAGAGACTTTGACAGATGCCTCAAGGAGAGGAAGGATGGCAAGGAGAAGCACAAGGACAAGGACACACACGGCAGAGACCGAGACAGGAGGGCCGGCCTCGACCAGGCCCGGGAGAGGAAGGACAAGGCCTTCCCTGCAGCCGCCTCCGAGGACTCCTctgaaaagagagaggagaagaaggggaaagagaagagctGGTACATTGCAGACATCTTCACGGACGAAAGCGAGGACGAGAAGGAGGAGTACCTGGCCAGCGGGCTGCGGGCAGGGGAGGCCTGCGAGGCCCCCAGGGTGGACGCCCTCCAGGAGAGGGAGGACGGGAGGGAGCTGCCCGTGGCCGACAGGCACAGGAAGTGCCCCTCCGACAGGCCCCACGAGAAGCCCCGGGACAAGGAAcccaaagagaagaggaaggacagGGGTGCCCCCGAAGCAGGCAGAGACAAGAAGGAGAAGGCCTTGGAGAAGcacagagagaagagggacaaGGACCGCAAGGACCGGGTCCTGGCCGACGCCACCCAGGAGAGGCGAAGCAGGCAGAGGCCACCCGAGAAGGTGGAGAGGAAGCATCCCGGGGAGGACAGGGCCAAGGGCAAGCACAAGGAGAAGCCGGACCGGGAGCGGAGGGCCTCGCGGGGCGCAGAGGCGGAGCGCAGCCTGCTGGAGCGGCTGGAGGAGGAGGCGctgcaggagggcagggaggaggcgcACGACAAAGCCAGCGAGGGCTCCTCTGACAGCTTTGCAGACCGCGGCCCCGAGCCCGGCCTGAGCGCCCTCCTAGAGGTGTCCTTCTCAGAGCCGCTGGAGGACAAGGCCCGGGAGGGCCCCTGCCTGGcggagaggctgagggagaaggagcGGCACCggcactcctcctcctcctccaagaaGAGCCACGAACGCGAGCGGGCCAAGAAGGAGAAGGCCGAGAGGAAGGAGAAGGCCGAGGACTACAAGGACGGGGGCAGGAGGGAGCCCGGCCAGTACGAGAAGGACTTCCTGGACGCCGAGGCCTATGGCATCACCTACGCTGTGAAGGTGGACGGCGAGGAGGAGCTGGACAAGGCCACCGACGGGTTttctgagaagagagagaggagcgaGCCCGAGAGGGAGCCTCCCAAGAAAGTGGAGAAGGAGCTGAAGCCTTTCGGGTCCAGTGCCCTCGGCTCcctgaaggagaagaggaggagggagaagcacAGGGAGCGGTGGCGGGAGGAGAAGGACAAGCACAGGGACAGGCACCACAAGGAGGAGCCGCGGCCCACCGTCCGGGACAAGgagaagggcagagaggaggCCCTGAAGCTGGGTGAGGCCAAGCCCAAGGAGAAGCCCCGAGAGGGCACAGAGAAGGAGAGGGGCGACCCCACCAAGATCAGCAACGGCATGGACAAGCTCCCGCCACCCAGAGACCCAGGCAAGAAGGACGCCAGGCCCCGGGAGAAGCTGCTGGGGGACGGCGACCTGATGATGACCAGCTTTGAGCGGATGCTGTCGCAAAAGGACCTGGAGATTGAGGAGCGGCACAAGCGGCACAAGGAGCGCATGCGGCAGATGGAGAAGCTGCGGCACAGGTCTGGGGACCCCAGGCTCCGGGAAAAGGCAAAGCCCGCGGATGACACCCGCAAGAAGGGCCTGGATGCCGCGCCCAAGAAGCCCCTGGGGCTGGACCCGCCCTTCAAAGAGAAGAAGGCCAAGGAGTCAGCTGCGACACCACCTGTTCCTGAAAGCAAGCCCCCGCCAGGACTGGGTGCCGAGGCCAAAGACTGGTCAGCAGGGCCGCCCCTGAAGGAGGCCCTGCCCGCCTCGCCCCGGCCCGAGCAGAGCCGGCCCGCCGGGGTGCCCACTCCAACCTCACTGGTGTCAGGTCCCAGCTACGAGGAGCTGCACACGCCCCGGACCCCGTCCTGCAGTGCCGACGACTACCCCGACCTGGTGTTCGACTGTACCGACACCCAGCACCCGCTGCCCACCACCAGCGCCTGCTCCCCCCCGCTCTACGACAGGTTTTCTGTGGCCTCAAGCGGGGCTTCAGAGCACCCGGGCCAGACACCCACGAGGCCCGTCCCCACCAACCTGTACCGCTCCATCTCCGTGGACATCAGGAGAACCCCTGAGGAGGAGTTCAGTGTGGGGGACAAGCTGTTCAGACAGCAGAGTGTTCCTGCCGCCTCCAGCTTCGACTCTCCCGGCCAGCACTTGATGGAGGACAAGGCTGCCCTGCCACCTGTTCCAGCAGAGAAGTTTGCCTGCCTGTCCCCTGGCTACTACTCCCCTGACTACGGCCTCCCCTCACCCAAAGCGGCCACGGTCAGCAGCGCACCTTCCCCAGAGGCCGTGTTCCCTGGCCTACCAGCCAAGCCCTCCCCTGCCACTAGGGGCGACCTCTTGGCCCCAGCCATCGAGGGGGCCCTGCCCCCGGACCTGGGCCTTCCTCTGGACGCCACAGAGGACCAGCAGGCCACAGCAGCCATCATCCCTCCGGAGCCCAGCTACCTGGAGCCCTTGGACGAGGGCCCCTTCAACGCTGTCATCACCGAGGAGCCGGTCGAGTGGGCCCATCCTGCCGCGGAGCAGGCCCTTTCCTCCACCTTGGTGGCCAGTGCCTCTGAAAACCCCGTCAGCTGGCCCGTGGGCTCCGACCTTCTGCTGAAGTCTCCACAGAGGTTCCCAGAGTCCCCCAAACACTTCTGTCCTGCAGAGACCCTGCATACCACTGTCCCAGGGCCCTTCAGCACCTCAGAGCCCCCGTACCCCGTATCCCCCGGCTCCTACCCCTTGCCCGCCACCGAACCGGGCCTGGAGGAGGTCAAAGACGACGGGGCGGGAGCCATCTCTGTGGCCGTCTCCACCACAGAAGGGGCCACTGCGTATGCCACCCCTGCCAGACTGGAGTCTTTCTTCAGTGGCTGCAAGTCACTTCCTGAGGCACCCCTTGACGTGGCCCCTGAGCCCACGTGTGTCACCACGGTGACCCAAGTGGAGGCTCTGGGGACCCTGGAAAGCAGCTTCCTGGACGGTGGCCACAGCCTGTCTGCCCTCAGCCAGGGCGAACCAGTGCCCTGGCATGACGCCTTCACCAGCCCCGAGGATGACCTGGACCTGGGGCCCTTCTCGCTGCCCGATCTCCCCCTCCAGCCCAAAGACTCCTCAGACGTCGAGACTGAGCCCGTGGAAGGGAGTCCCGTCCCACCAGAGGAGAGCGCCCCTGGGGCTGAGGGGCAGCCCATACTGCCTCCTGACCAGGCCTCTCCCCCACTTCCCGCCGAGTCTGAGCCCTCAGAGGAGCCAAAGCTGGACGTGGTTCTCGAAGCCGCGGTGGAGGCAGAGACTGTGGCAGGCGAGAGGACCCCCGAGGTCTTGGACTCTGGCTCGGCACTGGCCCCCGGCCCTCCCGAACAGTGTCCCCTGGGGGGCGGAGCTGAGGAGACCAAGACTGAGGACCCCTCCGCCACTCCCCATCATGCACCCGACGGCCCTGCCACCGATGGCATGGCACAGACGCCTGACAGTGCTGAGGTCACCCCTGCTGCCGTCCCTGTGGAGGGGCCCCCAGGCAGCCTCCAGCCAGAAGCTACGGATCCAGAGCCCAAGCCCACGGCCGAGCCCCCGAAAGCCCCCAAGGTGGAGGAGGTCCCTCAGCGCATGACCAGGAACCGCGCTCAGATGCTGGCCAGCCAGAGCAAGCAGAGCACACCTCCTACGGATAAGGAGCCCGCCCCCACGCCCACCCCAGCTGCCAGGGCCAAAGGCCGTGCCTCTGAGGAGGAGGATGCCCAGGCCCAGCACCCCCGCAAGCGCCGCTTCCAGCGCTCCagccagcagctgcagcagcagctgAACACAAGCACGCAGCAGACGCGGGAGGTCATCCAGCAGACACTGGCCGCCATTGTGGACGCCATCAAGCTGGACGACATTGAGCCCTACCACAGCGACAGGTCCAACCCCTACTTCGAGTACCTCCAGATCCGAAAGAAGATTGAGGAGAAGCGCAAGATCCTCTGCTACATCACGCCCCAGGCGCCCCAGTGCTACGCCGAGTACGTCACCTACACCGGGTCCTACCTCCTGGACGGCAAGCCGCTCAGCAAGCTGCACATCCCTGTG ATTGCACCCCCCCCTTCCCTGGCGGAGCCCCTGAAGGAGCTGTTCAAGCAGCAGGAGACGGTGCGGGGAAAGCTGCGTCTACAGCACAGCATCGAGCGG GAGAAGCTGATCGTGTCGTGTGAGCAGGAGATCCTGCGGGTGCATTGCCGGGCGGCCAGGACCATCGCCAACCAGGCAGTGCCTTTCAGTGCCTGCACGATGCTGCTGGACTCTGAGGTCTACAACATGCCTCTGGAGAGCCAG GGCGACGAGAACAAGTCCGTACGAGATCGCTTCAATGCCCGCCAGTTCATCTCCTGGCTACAGGATGTGGATGACAAGTACGACCGCATGAAG ACCTGCCTCCTGATGCGGCAGCAGCACGAGGCCGCAGCCCTCAATGCCGTGCAGAGGATGGAGTGGCAGCTGAAGGCACAGGAGCTGGACCCCGCAGGGCACAAGTCGCTGTGTGTGAACGAGGTGCCCTCTTTCTACGTGCCCATGGTCGATGTCAACGATGACTTTGTGCTGCTGCCAGCGTGA